In one window of Aquimarina spinulae DNA:
- a CDS encoding tetratricopeptide repeat protein translates to MKTKFIVVLFLAVSAFGFSQKESTPKQALKAANKALKSGNMDVASEALKAAEGQLNAADEKMKAQYYFFKGQVVAASAGESLEKIESAASAYSKTIEIEKAAGGSKYTADASQKLQLLRQSLVENAIKDQNAKNYKGASEKLYLGYTTNKADTTYLYYAASNAVNDKDYDTALKYYKELKSLGFSGVKKEFVATHKETGKVDVFESKQIRDLSVKTGDYIKPEIKTSESRKGEIAKNIALIYMSQGKDEEAIAAIEDAKKENPEDSALKQAEADVYYKLGNIAKYKEIMEQIVANDPENPDLLYNLGVSASRLGDNDQALGYYKKALELKPDYTAAQINIASIILSGETKIVDEMNGLGTSSSDNRRYDELTKKRSELYKTAVPYLEGALKSSPDNVEAIRTLMNIFYQLDDPKAGEMKDRLKALEGGN, encoded by the coding sequence ATGAAGACTAAATTTATCGTAGTACTATTTCTAGCTGTTAGTGCTTTTGGATTTTCTCAGAAGGAGAGTACTCCAAAACAAGCATTAAAAGCGGCAAACAAAGCCTTGAAATCTGGTAACATGGATGTAGCTAGTGAAGCATTGAAAGCTGCTGAAGGACAGTTAAACGCTGCTGATGAAAAAATGAAAGCGCAATATTATTTTTTTAAAGGCCAGGTTGTAGCTGCTTCTGCAGGTGAATCTTTAGAGAAAATTGAAAGTGCAGCGAGTGCTTATAGTAAAACAATCGAAATTGAAAAAGCCGCAGGAGGATCTAAATATACTGCTGATGCTTCTCAAAAATTACAATTGTTACGCCAATCCTTAGTTGAAAACGCAATTAAAGATCAGAATGCAAAAAACTATAAAGGAGCATCAGAAAAACTTTATTTAGGATATACAACCAATAAAGCTGATACAACATATTTATATTATGCAGCAAGTAATGCTGTTAATGATAAAGATTATGATACTGCTCTAAAATACTATAAGGAATTAAAAAGCCTTGGTTTTAGCGGAGTAAAAAAGGAATTTGTTGCAACGCATAAAGAAACAGGTAAGGTTGATGTTTTTGAATCGAAACAAATAAGAGACCTTTCTGTAAAAACTGGAGATTATATTAAGCCAGAAATTAAAACTTCTGAATCTAGAAAAGGAGAGATTGCAAAAAATATTGCTTTGATTTATATGAGTCAAGGAAAAGATGAAGAAGCAATAGCTGCTATTGAAGATGCTAAAAAAGAGAACCCAGAAGATTCTGCATTAAAGCAAGCAGAAGCTGATGTATACTATAAATTAGGAAATATTGCTAAGTATAAAGAAATCATGGAGCAGATCGTAGCTAACGATCCTGAAAATCCAGATTTACTATATAATTTAGGAGTTAGTGCATCTCGCCTTGGTGATAATGATCAGGCACTGGGTTACTATAAGAAAGCTTTAGAGCTAAAACCAGATTATACCGCTGCTCAAATCAATATTGCTTCTATAATTTTAAGTGGAGAAACTAAGATTGTAGATGAAATGAATGGATTAGGAACATCTTCAAGCGATAATAGAAGATATGATGAACTAACAAAAAAGAGATCAGAATTATATAAAACGGCAGTTCCTTACCTTGAAGGAGCTCTAAAAAGTAGTCCTGATAATGTAGAAGCTATTCGTACATTGATGAATATATTTTATCAGTTAGATGATCCTAAGGCTGGCGAAATGAAAGACAGACTTAAAGCTTTAGAAGGAGGCAACTAG
- a CDS encoding ATP-dependent Clp protease ATP-binding subunit, protein MDDNFSPRVKDVIAYSKEEALRLGHDFIGTEHLMLGLLRDGSGKAINILDALDIDLTNLRRKVEILSPANPNIAVASNEKKNLHLTRQAERALKTTFLEAKLFQSSSINTAHLLLCILRNENDPTTKLLNRLKVDYDNVKDQFKFMIANEEEYIDNPKAESFSEDDDDLTGDSSKENPFNSPSGGSKAGKKSKTPVLDNFGRDLTAMAEEGKLDPVVGRSKEIERVSQILSRRKKNNPLLIGEPGVGKSAIAEGLALRIVKRKVSRILFDKRVVTLDLASLVAGTKYRGQFEERMKAVMNELEKNDDIILFIDEIHTIVGAGGATGSLDASNMFKPALARGEIQCIGATTLDEYRQYIEKDGALERRFQKVIVEPTNIEETIEILNNIKEKYEEHHNVSYTPDAIEACVKLTNRYMTDRFLPDKAIDALDEAGSRVHITNIDVPKKVLDLEKKLEEVRELKNSVVKKQKYEEAAKLRDDEKNLEKELGVAQEQWEKESKLHKETVDEENVADVVSMMTGIPVNRIAQTESNKLAELPNLIMGKVIGQDEAVTKVVKAIQRNRAGLKDPNKPIGSFIFLGQTGVGKTQLAKVLARELFDSEDTLIRIDMSEYMEKFAVSRLIGAPPGYVGYEEGGQLTEKVRRKPYAVILLDEIEKAHPDVFNMMLQVLDDGYLTDSLGRKIDFRNAIIIMTSNIGARKLKDFGQGVGFGTSAKKTQAEDYAKGVIENALKKAFAPEFLNRVDDVVVFNALEREDIHKIIDIELDKLYGRIKDLGYDLSLSEKAKDYITEKGFDRQYGARPLKRAIQKYIEDALAEEIINSQLEEGDSIFMDMDDDSGELTITIKKAEESTES, encoded by the coding sequence ATGGATGATAATTTTTCGCCCAGAGTAAAGGATGTGATTGCGTACAGTAAAGAAGAAGCTCTTAGATTAGGGCATGACTTTATTGGCACAGAACACCTTATGTTAGGGTTACTACGTGACGGAAGTGGTAAAGCTATTAATATTCTAGATGCGCTAGATATCGATTTAACAAATTTAAGAAGGAAGGTTGAAATCCTAAGTCCCGCAAATCCAAATATAGCTGTCGCCTCGAACGAGAAAAAAAATTTACATTTAACTAGACAAGCAGAAAGAGCATTAAAAACTACTTTTTTGGAAGCTAAGCTATTTCAAAGTTCTTCTATTAACACTGCTCATCTTCTGTTATGTATCCTAAGAAATGAAAATGACCCAACTACAAAACTTTTAAATCGTTTAAAAGTAGATTATGATAATGTTAAAGACCAATTTAAGTTTATGATTGCTAACGAAGAAGAATATATAGATAACCCAAAAGCAGAATCTTTCTCTGAAGATGATGATGATTTAACAGGTGATTCATCTAAGGAAAATCCTTTTAACTCTCCTTCTGGAGGAAGTAAAGCAGGCAAAAAATCTAAAACTCCTGTTTTAGACAACTTTGGCCGTGATTTAACTGCAATGGCAGAAGAAGGAAAACTCGACCCCGTAGTGGGACGATCCAAAGAGATAGAGCGTGTATCCCAAATATTAAGTAGACGTAAAAAGAACAACCCACTACTCATAGGAGAACCTGGAGTTGGTAAATCTGCTATTGCAGAAGGGCTTGCTCTAAGAATAGTAAAACGTAAAGTTTCTAGAATTTTATTTGACAAAAGAGTCGTTACTCTTGATTTGGCAAGCTTAGTTGCAGGAACCAAATATCGTGGACAATTCGAAGAGCGAATGAAAGCAGTAATGAACGAATTAGAAAAAAACGATGATATCATTCTTTTTATAGATGAGATTCATACTATTGTCGGTGCAGGTGGTGCTACAGGAAGTTTAGACGCTTCTAACATGTTTAAACCAGCCTTGGCAAGAGGTGAAATCCAATGTATTGGTGCCACAACCTTAGATGAATATCGCCAATACATAGAAAAAGATGGTGCCTTAGAGAGACGTTTTCAAAAAGTAATTGTAGAACCTACAAATATTGAAGAAACTATAGAAATCCTTAACAACATCAAGGAAAAATATGAAGAACATCACAATGTTAGTTATACACCAGATGCTATTGAAGCTTGTGTAAAATTAACCAATAGATATATGACAGATCGCTTTTTACCAGACAAAGCTATTGATGCGTTGGATGAAGCGGGTTCTAGAGTACATATTACCAATATTGATGTTCCTAAAAAAGTACTCGATCTTGAGAAAAAACTTGAAGAAGTAAGAGAACTTAAAAATAGTGTAGTCAAAAAACAAAAATACGAAGAAGCCGCAAAGCTTAGAGATGACGAAAAGAATCTCGAGAAAGAGCTTGGTGTTGCACAAGAACAATGGGAAAAAGAATCCAAGCTACATAAAGAAACCGTTGATGAAGAAAACGTAGCAGATGTGGTTTCTATGATGACCGGTATACCTGTTAATCGTATAGCGCAAACTGAAAGTAATAAACTAGCCGAATTACCCAACCTAATTATGGGTAAAGTTATAGGTCAGGATGAAGCCGTTACCAAAGTCGTAAAAGCAATACAACGTAATCGTGCCGGACTTAAAGATCCTAATAAACCCATTGGATCGTTTATATTTCTAGGACAAACTGGAGTTGGTAAAACACAATTAGCCAAAGTTTTGGCCAGAGAACTCTTTGATAGTGAAGACACACTTATTCGTATCGATATGAGTGAGTATATGGAGAAATTTGCAGTTTCCAGACTTATTGGAGCACCTCCTGGATATGTTGGTTATGAAGAAGGAGGCCAACTTACCGAGAAAGTAAGAAGAAAGCCATATGCAGTTATTCTATTAGATGAAATCGAAAAAGCGCATCCCGATGTCTTTAATATGATGCTTCAAGTATTAGATGATGGATATCTTACCGATAGCCTTGGACGTAAAATTGATTTTAGAAATGCCATAATCATTATGACCTCTAATATTGGAGCTCGTAAACTGAAAGATTTTGGACAAGGAGTTGGCTTTGGAACTTCTGCCAAAAAGACCCAGGCAGAAGATTATGCTAAAGGAGTAATAGAAAATGCATTAAAAAAAGCATTTGCTCCTGAGTTTCTAAACCGAGTAGATGATGTTGTTGTATTTAATGCATTAGAACGAGAGGATATCCATAAAATTATCGATATTGAACTTGATAAACTATACGGACGAATTAAAGATCTTGGATACGACCTTTCCTTAAGTGAAAAAGCTAAGGATTATATTACCGAAAAAGGTTTTGATAGACAGTATGGCGCAAGACCTTTAAAAAGAGCTATTCAAAAATATATAGAAGATGCTTTAGCAGAAGAGATTATAAACTCTCAACTTGAAGAAGGTGATAGTATATTTATGGATATGGATGATGATTCTGGCGAATTAACAATTACTATTAAAAAAGCTGAAGAATCAACCGAATCTTAA
- the rny gene encoding ribonuclease Y, which produces MDNNIIFLIVAGVAGLMIGFIIAKVLERNKASEIIRNAKKTSESILRDAKNEGETIKKDKILQAKEKFIELKSEHEKVILSRDKKMAEAEKRTRDKESQVSNELSKNKKLNIELEEKIKEGEQRKDYLEKKQSELKKLHKSQVQQLEVISGLSAEEAKEQLVESLKGQAKTDAMALIQDTIEEAKLTAQQEAKKVIINTIQRIGTEEAIENCVSVFNIESDDVKGRIIGREGRNIRAIEAATGVEIIVDDTPEAIILSCFDSVRREVARLSLHKLVTDGRIHPARIEEVVRKTRKQIDEEIIEVGKRTVIDLGIHGLHPELIKTIGRMKYRSSYGQNLLQHSREVAKLCGVMASELGLNPKLAKRAGLLHDIGKVPDTETEVPHAILGMQWAEKYGEKQEVCNAIGAHHDEVEMTSLISPIVQVCDAISGARPGARRQVLDSYIQRLKDLEGIAFGFDGVKKAYAIQAGRELRVIVESEKVNDEKAASLSFEISQKVQTDMTYPGQVKVTVIRETRAVNIAK; this is translated from the coding sequence ATGGATAATAATATTATATTTTTAATAGTTGCTGGGGTAGCAGGACTAATGATAGGATTTATCATTGCCAAAGTTCTGGAACGTAATAAAGCTTCAGAGATTATTAGAAATGCTAAAAAAACTTCCGAAAGCATTTTAAGAGATGCTAAAAATGAGGGAGAGACAATTAAAAAAGACAAGATACTTCAGGCCAAAGAAAAATTTATTGAATTAAAATCAGAACATGAAAAGGTAATATTGTCGCGAGATAAAAAAATGGCCGAAGCAGAAAAACGAACAAGAGATAAGGAATCTCAAGTTTCTAATGAATTATCTAAAAACAAAAAACTAAATATAGAGCTCGAGGAAAAAATTAAAGAAGGAGAGCAACGCAAGGACTATTTAGAAAAGAAACAAAGCGAACTTAAAAAACTTCATAAAAGTCAGGTACAACAACTTGAAGTTATATCGGGATTATCTGCAGAAGAAGCAAAAGAACAACTTGTAGAGTCTTTAAAAGGACAGGCAAAGACCGATGCTATGGCACTTATTCAAGATACTATTGAAGAAGCCAAGCTAACCGCACAACAGGAGGCTAAGAAGGTAATTATTAATACTATTCAAAGAATAGGCACAGAAGAAGCAATTGAGAACTGTGTTTCGGTTTTTAATATTGAAAGTGATGATGTAAAAGGTAGGATTATTGGTCGTGAAGGTAGAAATATTAGAGCTATTGAGGCCGCTACAGGGGTTGAGATTATAGTGGATGATACTCCTGAAGCAATAATTTTATCTTGTTTTGATTCTGTAAGAAGAGAAGTGGCTCGATTGTCACTTCATAAATTAGTGACCGATGGAAGGATTCACCCTGCACGAATAGAAGAAGTAGTAAGAAAAACAAGGAAACAAATTGACGAAGAGATTATTGAAGTTGGTAAGCGTACCGTAATTGATCTCGGGATACATGGATTGCATCCAGAACTAATTAAGACTATAGGTAGAATGAAATATAGATCTTCTTATGGTCAGAATCTTCTACAACACTCGAGAGAAGTTGCTAAGTTATGCGGCGTAATGGCTTCAGAATTAGGGTTAAATCCTAAACTAGCAAAAAGAGCAGGTTTACTACATGACATTGGTAAGGTTCCGGATACAGAAACGGAAGTGCCGCATGCTATCCTTGGAATGCAATGGGCAGAAAAATATGGTGAAAAACAAGAAGTCTGTAATGCTATAGGGGCGCATCATGATGAAGTAGAGATGACATCGTTAATTTCTCCTATCGTTCAGGTGTGTGATGCAATTAGTGGTGCCAGACCCGGTGCTAGACGTCAGGTATTGGATTCTTATATACAAAGGCTGAAAGATTTAGAAGGAATCGCTTTTGGATTTGATGGAGTGAAAAAAGCTTATGCGATTCAGGCAGGTAGAGAGCTTCGTGTGATTGTTGAAAGTGAAAAAGTGAATGACGAAAAAGCAGCTAGCCTTTCTTTCGAGATTTCTCAAAAAGTACAGACAGATATGACATATCCTGGTCAGGTTAAAGTGACTGTAATACGAGAGACAAGAGCAGTAAATATTGCTAAATAA
- a CDS encoding cell division protein ZapA, whose product MADKLKIKLSIADRVYPLTINPDQEEGLRKAAKKIEAMIKQFEQSYAVRDKQDVLAMCALQFAAQVEQKTIDKDDDTVNVANRLNELNNLLHEHLS is encoded by the coding sequence ATGGCAGATAAGCTTAAAATTAAATTATCTATTGCAGATCGTGTATACCCGTTAACCATTAATCCGGATCAGGAAGAAGGTTTACGGAAAGCAGCAAAAAAGATAGAAGCCATGATAAAGCAATTTGAGCAAAGTTATGCAGTTAGAGATAAGCAAGATGTATTGGCAATGTGTGCTTTACAGTTTGCTGCACAAGTAGAACAAAAAACTATAGATAAAGATGATGACACGGTTAATGTGGCTAATAGATTAAATGAATTAAATAATTTGCTACATGAACATTTATCATAA
- the gyrA gene encoding DNA gyrase subunit A — MADGEKLIPINIEDEMKSAYIDYSMSVIVSRALPDVRDGLKPVHRRVLYGMYELGVKASSAHKKSARIVGEVLGKYHPHGDTSVYDTMVRMAQEWSLRYMLVDGQGNFGSVDGDSPAAMRYTEARMRKISEDMLADIEKDTVDHTFNFDDTLQEPTVLPTRVPGLLINGASGIAVGMATNMPPHNLSEVVDGTVAYIENNDIEIDELIQHIKAPDFPTGGTIYGYDGVREAFKTGRGRVVIRAKASFEEVNGRESIIVTEIPYQVNKADMIKKTADLVNDKKIEGISTIRDESDRNGMRIVYVLKRDAIPNIVLNLLYKYTALQSSFSVNNIALVNGRPQLLNVKEMIHYFVEHRHEVVVRRTKYELRKAEERAHILEGLIIASDNIDEVIALIRSSANTEEAREKLIKRFELSEIQAKAIVEMRLRQLTGLEQDKLRAEYDELMKTIEDLKDILEKKERRMQIIKDELAEVKEKYGDERRSQIEYAGGDLSIEDMIPDEKVVITISHAGYIKRTSLNEYKKQNRGGVGQKGSTTRNEDFLEHLFVGTNHQYMLFFTQKGKCFWMRVYEIPEGSKTSKGRAIQNLINIHSDDKVKAFICTQDLKDEEYINSHYVIMATKKGQVKKTSLEQYSRPRTNGINAITIKDNDELLEAKLTDGKSQVMLAVKSGKAIRFEEEKTRPMGRGASGVRGIRLADDKDEVIGMVAVNEMESNILVVSENGYGKRSKLEDYRITNRGGKGVKTISVTDKTGSLVAIKNVTDLDDLMIINKSGIAIRLSVEDLRVMGRATQGVRLINLKGKDSIAAVAKVMHDEDDIDQDEDIEDVDSSTTDADNTSDGTNIDNETKQ; from the coding sequence ATGGCTGATGGAGAAAAGCTTATACCTATCAATATAGAAGATGAGATGAAATCTGCATACATTGATTATTCAATGTCTGTTATTGTATCTCGTGCACTTCCTGATGTTAGGGATGGTCTTAAGCCCGTACATAGGCGTGTTTTATACGGTATGTATGAATTGGGTGTTAAAGCGAGTAGTGCCCACAAAAAATCTGCAAGAATTGTAGGTGAAGTTCTTGGTAAATATCACCCTCATGGTGATACATCTGTATATGATACGATGGTTCGTATGGCGCAAGAATGGAGTTTGAGATATATGTTAGTTGATGGCCAGGGTAACTTTGGTTCTGTAGATGGAGATAGCCCTGCGGCTATGCGTTATACAGAAGCAAGAATGCGAAAGATATCAGAGGATATGCTGGCAGATATCGAAAAAGACACTGTAGATCATACATTTAATTTTGATGATACTTTACAAGAACCAACAGTTCTGCCAACAAGGGTTCCAGGATTATTAATAAATGGAGCTTCAGGAATTGCAGTTGGTATGGCAACAAATATGCCTCCTCATAATTTAAGTGAAGTTGTTGATGGTACAGTTGCTTATATTGAGAATAATGATATCGAAATTGATGAATTAATACAACATATTAAAGCCCCGGATTTTCCTACAGGAGGAACAATTTATGGGTATGATGGTGTTAGAGAAGCTTTTAAAACGGGTAGAGGAAGAGTCGTTATACGAGCTAAAGCAAGTTTTGAAGAAGTAAACGGTAGAGAAAGCATAATCGTTACCGAGATCCCTTATCAGGTGAATAAAGCAGATATGATTAAAAAGACTGCTGATCTTGTTAATGATAAGAAAATCGAAGGAATTTCTACAATACGTGATGAGTCTGATAGAAATGGTATGCGTATTGTATATGTCCTTAAACGAGATGCAATACCTAATATAGTACTAAATCTTTTATATAAGTATACAGCTTTACAATCTTCTTTTAGTGTAAATAATATAGCACTGGTTAATGGAAGACCACAGTTGTTGAATGTAAAAGAAATGATTCATTATTTTGTAGAACACAGACATGAAGTTGTTGTTCGTCGTACAAAATATGAATTGAGAAAAGCTGAAGAAAGAGCTCATATTCTTGAAGGTTTAATCATAGCTTCAGATAATATTGATGAAGTAATTGCTTTAATTCGTTCTTCTGCGAATACAGAAGAGGCACGCGAAAAATTGATAAAACGTTTTGAACTTTCTGAAATACAGGCAAAAGCAATCGTAGAGATGCGTCTGCGTCAATTAACAGGTCTGGAGCAAGATAAATTACGTGCTGAGTATGATGAGTTGATGAAGACTATCGAAGACCTTAAGGATATTTTGGAAAAGAAGGAGCGTAGAATGCAAATCATTAAGGACGAGCTAGCAGAAGTAAAAGAAAAATATGGCGATGAGCGTCGTTCTCAAATAGAATATGCAGGAGGAGATCTTAGTATAGAAGATATGATCCCGGATGAAAAAGTAGTAATTACGATTTCACATGCTGGATATATAAAAAGAACTTCTCTTAATGAATATAAGAAACAAAATAGAGGAGGAGTAGGACAAAAAGGAAGTACAACACGTAATGAGGATTTTCTTGAACATTTATTTGTAGGAACCAATCATCAATATATGCTGTTCTTTACTCAGAAAGGAAAATGTTTCTGGATGAGAGTATATGAAATTCCGGAAGGAAGTAAAACTTCTAAAGGAAGAGCTATTCAAAATCTAATTAATATACATAGTGATGATAAAGTGAAAGCTTTTATCTGTACCCAGGATCTTAAAGACGAAGAGTACATTAATTCGCACTATGTCATTATGGCAACGAAAAAAGGTCAGGTCAAAAAGACATCTTTAGAGCAATATTCGAGACCGAGAACAAATGGTATTAACGCTATTACTATAAAGGATAATGATGAACTTCTCGAAGCTAAATTAACCGATGGTAAAAGCCAGGTAATGTTGGCTGTAAAATCGGGTAAAGCAATTCGATTCGAAGAAGAGAAAACCAGACCAATGGGACGTGGAGCCTCGGGAGTAAGAGGAATCAGACTTGCCGATGATAAAGATGAAGTGATTGGTATGGTAGCCGTTAATGAAATGGAAAGTAATATCTTAGTAGTTTCAGAAAATGGTTATGGAAAGCGCTCGAAATTAGAAGATTATAGAATAACGAATAGAGGAGGAAAAGGTGTTAAAACCATTTCTGTTACTGATAAAACAGGATCTCTGGTGGCAATTAAAAATGTTACCGATTTAGATGATCTTATGATTATAAATAAATCAGGAATTGCTATTCGACTTTCTGTAGAAGATTTACGTGTGATGGGACGAGCAACACAAGGTGTACGTCTTATTAATTTAAAAGGTAAAGATTCTATTGCCGCAGTAGCAAAAGTTATGCACGACGAAGATGATATAGATCAGGATGAAGATATAGAAGATGTTGATTCTTCTACAACAGATGCTGATAACACTTCAGATGGCACGAATATTGATAATGAAACAAAACAATAA